The window TTTGATCATGTTCTCTTCAAAGCTATAGGCACTTGCAAGATACTTGTGAGCAGGGTATTCTTTCTCGTTATCATCGATTTCGATGTAAAGCTCAAGAATTGGGATGGTTTGAGGAAGATTTTGTAAGTCATACTCAGCCATAATCCAAGAACGATAAACGTCAGAAAGAAGTCTTTTGAACTCAGGTCTTTCTCTTAGGTCAGGGTTTTTGATTTCATCAAGGTGATTGATCGCTTTTGAGAAGTAGTTCAGTGCGTCTTGTTTCGCTTTCATTTTTTCGCGGTAAACAACACGTTCTTCTCTTGCTTTACGATCAACTTTTTGCCAGTACCATTTTTCATCTAAGCGTTTTTTCTCAGCTTCTTCTTTGCGGTACTGCTCTACCCAATCTCTATTTTTCATGATGGTATTCACACCAGATTGGTAGTTTGAAAGAGCCAAACGGAATTGGTTGTTTGCAAAAGTTTTAGAAAGTTGGTGTAACTCTTGGAAAGTTTTGTTATACCCTTTGAAATCAGGGTTCTTCCAGAGAGATTCCTGTTCCATAATTTCTTTCTTTTTTTTCTTCTGGTCTTCGGTGAGTTCCGCATCGTCATTCTCAGGAACGAGTTCGCCTTTGAGAAGTTCGTCGACTTGGTCTTTAGCCGCTTGGCTTTCTTGAGCGTTCGCAGGCTGAGTTTGTGCGAAAAGCACACTGAAGCCGGACACCAGTTGGAGAATAAGGAGATACTTTATAATCTTCATAGTCGTGTGACCCTTTTGTCTCTTTCAATATTTTGAACAAATAGGTTTATCTATTTCTTCAATGAAAGTATCGGAATGGCAAGAGTCAATAATAACGAATTAAAGAGGAAAAAAACCTAAATGTGAACTTTTTCTTCCAAAACAATTGGTTTTAAAGGGACATAAGTCATTTAATCTCTAAAATATCTCATTCCTTGACAGCCTAGTGAACTAAAGAAGATTGCTCATTGGAGATGAATTTATCCGAAATTACTTCGATCCGAGACGGAAATCCGCAGTGTAAAACCTGTGGAGGAGTGGGAATCACGCTCGCTGAACATGTGAGGGGATCTCGTTCTGGGGCTTTAGTCCTGTGCCATTGTATTGGCAGTGACTGTAACACTTGTGAGGCGAAAGGACAAGCTCCTTTTATGACCTTTGACAGAAAATTGGACAAAATGCTCCCTTGTGTCTGTCATAATGCACGGTTTTCCTTACGCAACCTAGAGAATTTAGTCGAAAAAGCAAACATCCCTGCCCGTTACCGTTTCCAATTTTTATCCACAATCGACATTGGGGACACGGCAAATGACCCCGATATGTCCTTTATCATTGCTCATGACTGGGCAAACGAACTGGTCCATAAATTCAAAAATTCTGATTTTACTCCGCAAGGTTTTTACCTTTGGGGAGGGACCGGTTCTGGAAAAACACTGCTTGCTTGTGTCATTTTAAATGAACTCGTCTTTCGATATGGGATCACCTGTAAGTATGCGAAAGTAAACAAAGATTTTTTGTCTGCCATTCGTGATACCTACCAATCCGATAGTGAAACCCATGGCCAAGAACGTTCCATTGAAAAGGAATTTGCAAACGTGGATGTGCTCGTGATTGATGATTTTGGAGTCCAAAAGGAATCGGAATTCAACAATCGTAAGTTATACGACCTCATCGATAGTCGGTATGAACAAGAAAAACTCACCCTTCTCACATCGAATCATTCACTCGTAGAATGGCGTGACCGTGGCCAAGGCCGGATTTATTCCAGGCTTATGGAAATGACAAAAGAAATTGAATTAAAATGTCCTGATTATCGAACGAAGTTTGTGAAGAGGTAAGTGTATGAAATATTCCAATATTGCCTTTTTGTCTTTAGGATCCAACATAGGTGACAGACACCATTTTATGGACCAGGCAATTTGGGAAATATCCACCTTACCTGAATTACAGATTCTGAAACAATCAGAACGGTTGGAAACTGCACCACTCGAAAATACCAACCAACCTTATTTTTTAAATCAAATCCTAAAGGTGATGGTGTCCTCTGCTTTCACACTGCCATGTTTATTAGATTCTTTGCAAGGGATCGAAGACAAATTGGGACGCAAACGTAGGTCTTGGAAAGGACCACGCGAAATTGATATCGATATTCTCACTTACGAAGCCGTGGTGATGAAAACAGATTTTTTACATTTACCCCACCATTCCCTGTATTCCAGACCATTCATTAAGCAGTTGTTAACTGACATGGGTGAGATTGGTGTGTATGCCCTCTATACGGAACTGAACCATGAAAAACATTATTCTACAGTATAAAAAAAAATACGACGCGGGCGAACCCATCTCTGTTGTCACTTGTTATGATTACACGTTTGCGACACTTTTTAATCGCACAGATGTAGATTGCCTTCTTGTGGGAGATTCCCTGGGAATGGTGATCCAAGGAAATCAGTCCACACTCCCCGTGACATTAGATGAGATCATCTACCACACAAAAGCGGTTTGTAAAGGGGCTCCCGACAAAACCATCATTGCGGATTTACCATTTTTATCGTATCAAACCTCCATTGAAGAAGGGATCCGTTCGGCAGGACGTGTCTTAAAAGAAACAAACGCATCTTGTGTGAAACTCGAAGGGGATTCTGAATTCATCATCGAACTCACCAAACGCATGACAGAATCGGGAATCCCTGTCTTTGCCCACTTGGGTCTTACCCCACAATCGGTGCACACACTTGGTGGCCACCGTGTCCAAGGCAAAACCGAAGCGGCTCGAAACAAAATGATCCGTAAGTCGAGAGAACTAGCAGAAGCAGGTGCCTTTGCTTTGTTACTAGAGATGGTGCCTGAATCTTTAGGAAAAGAGATCACAGAATCCATTCGGATTCCTACCATCGGCATTGGTGCAGGTAAGTACACATCAGGCCAAGTCCTTGTGATGCAAGACCTTCTAGGGCTCAATGAAGACTTTCATCCTAAGTTTTTGAAGAAGTTTGGAAATTTAAGTGGAGCCGTGAAAGAGGCAGTGAATGCCTACCACAAAGAAGTCACAAAACGGGAATACCCATCCGAGGCCCATGTGTTCTTAGATACTTGATTTCCTTGGAAATGGAAATGGAAATTAGGAAACGGAAAGACGTTCCATTAGAAAAATCAACTCGTCGTCAGAGTGAAATGAGAGGGTTTTGACACCCTCTTATGGAAGAGATTGGGATCGAACCAATCCTTTGTTAGATTGGTTTATTTTCGTTTGTTTGCGGCTTCTGCTAGTTTTTCAAGCATTGGAACTGTTGTTTCCCAAGACACACAAGCATCGGTGATGGATTGTCCATATGTCAAAGGTTTGGCATCAATGGATTGGTTTCCTTCTTTTAAGTGGCTTTCAATCATCACACCTAAAATGTATTTGCTCCCTTTGGCAAATTGTTCTGCAACGGAATCCACTACACCTGGTTGTTTTCGAAAATCTTTTTGGCTATTACCATGAGAACAATCCACCATCACTTTTGGGGGAAGTCCAGCTTTTTCGATTTGAGATCCCACGTCATTGACAGACGCCTCATCAAAGTTAGGTCCTTTGTTTCCACCACGTAAAATCACATGTGTGTCTTTGTTTCCTGCTGTTCGAAAAATGGCACTACTTCCTTGGTTGGTAACAGAAAGGAAATGGTGGCTGGAACTTGCAGAACGAATGGCATCAACAGCAATTTGTACATTTCCATCCGTTCCATTTTTGAAACCAATGGGTGCGGAAAGCCCAGATGCCAATTCTCTGTGGACTTGGCTTTCTGTTGTCCTTGCTCCAATGGCACCCCATGCCACGAGGTCTGCGATGTATTGCGGAGAGATGACATCTAAAAATTCTGTTCCACATGGGATTCCCATTTTATTTAGGTCGAGTAAAAGTTTCCTTGCGAGTTGTAAACCTTTGTTGATATGAAACGAACCATCTAAATCAGGATCATTGATGAGTCCTTTCCAACCCACAGTGGTCCTAGGTTTTTCAAAATAGACTCGCATCACAATGAGGAGTTCTTTTTGAAATTCTTTGATTTTTGGTTTTAATTTTTCAGCGTATTCCATCACGGCACCAATGTCGTGAACAGAACATGGACCAACGACAACTAACATGCGTTTCTCGTCTTTCCCATGAATGATATCCGATATTTCACTTCTGGTTCTCACCACAACGTCAGAGGCTTCATCAGTGAGGGGAAGCTCTTCCATGATGACAGAAGGAGGGATGAGGCTATGTTGTTCTAATATTCTTAAGTTTGCTGTTGGTTTCATAATTAATACTTCTGCATGTTTGGGTCCACTAAATCGGAATAGGCTAATGTTCCGCCAGCTACGTTTTTGTAAGACTTAAATCCCGCTTGCGCCAAAATCCCACAAGCCATCCCGGAACGACCACCCGATCGGCAATACACCAAAATTTCTTTGTCAATTTGGCTTTTGATTTCATCGATGCGAGCGGCAAGTTCACTCACAGGAATGAGTTTGTCTGTTCCTGGTACGAGTGCAATTTGTTGTTCGTTTGGATTGCGTACATCCAAAACAAAAAAATCATCCTTTCCTTCTGCTCTTGCATCCAGACGTTTTTTTAAACTGACTACATCGATTTCCGGTACCATTATGTAACTCCGCCCATTTCCTCTAGTTCTATTGTCGCTTCTTCCCAACGTTTGGTCAGGATTGAGATTTCTCTTTTAATATCGTTATAAGTGTCCATTTCCAACTGAAAACTTCTGTTTTTAAAGAACTCAGGGTCCTGTAAAAGTTCCTCTTTGTCCTTTTTATTTTTTTCCAGTCTTTCTATTTGGACTTCCAAATCGGAAATTTCTTTTTCTAATTTTTTCCGTTTGTTTTTACTCGCTTGGGGATTGGGCTTTTTTTCTTCCGATTTTGGCTTTTGGGACGTTTGGTCCTTCGCGTTAGTCCCTAATTCATCTTCTTTGTGGAATTTGAGGTAATCATCAAAACTACAATTGAGGTTTTTTAATTCGCCACCAGAGAGTTGGAAGGTGCGGTTACAAAGTCCCTTCATAAAATCGGGGTCGTGGCTGATGATGAGAAGGCTTCCTGGAAAATCGATGAGGGAACGTTTGATCGCTTCGCGGATCACGATGTCGAGGTGGTTTGTTGGTTCGTCGAGGAACAAACAATTGGAAGGGTGGTTGACAAGTAGGGCAAGTCGGAGTCTACTCTGTTCCCCACCTGATAAGTGTTTGACGGATTTAAACACTCCATCGCCAGGAAAGGCAAAATGACCAAGGAGAGTCCTTGCTTTTTCTTCATTCAGTTCTGGGTATTTTTTTAAAACCGTTTCCACAAGATTTAAGGATTCATCCAAATCTTCCCCGTGTGTTTGGGAAAAATAACCAAGTTTGGTTTTTGGCCCATAGTATAATTTTCCAGTATCCAGTTTGTGTTGTTCTAACAAACAACGCATAAGAGTTGATTTTCCAGCCCCATTGGGACCAACGAGTGCCACTTTGTCGCCAGCCGAAATTTCGATCTCTGCATTTTCAAAAATGGATTTTTTTTCACCTGTGTTTCTGTCAGGATAGGAAAAGGATGCGTGTTCTAGTCGAAGGATGATATTACTCGAAGGGACAAATTGGAATTGGTAGTCTGGTTTTTGGTTCCAAAAACTTTCTTCAGGATTGTCAACCCGGTCCCGTTTCTCCAATCGTTTGATGACCGATTGTACTTGTCTTGCTTTGGTTGCTTGGGCACGGAATCGTTCGACCCATTCCATTCTTGATTTTAAATACGATTCTTCTTTTTCAAATTGGACTTTTAGTTTCTCTTGGATTTCATTTTTGGCTTCAAAAAATTCTTCCAAACTTCCTTGGAATTCAAACGTCCCATGGGGATTGATTTCAATGATCGTATCTACAGTTTGGTTTAAAAATTCCGGATCGTGAGTGACAAGGACAAAAGCTTGGTTTTGGGAAACCAAAAAGTCAGCTAACCAAGATTTGGTTTTGTCATCCAAGTGATTGGTTGGTTCATCTAAAAGTAGTAAATTATGCGGATTGAGTAGAGCAATCGCAAGTCCAATGCGGTGGTGGTAACCTGGAGAAAATTCTTTGGTTTTGCGAACGAAATCAGCCGTGGAAAAGCCAAGTCCAGATAGAATTTTTTTGGCCCGAGCCTCTAACCCATGTAAGTCGTGTAAGTGGGCAAATTCTTCCAATTCACTCTGTTCGTGGAGTAATGTCTCAAATGCCGGATCTTCGTGGTCTATGGTTTCAAATTTGGATTCAATTTCTTTTCGTTTGGCATCGTACTCGGCATACAATTTGTTTTCGTCGAGGACGGTTTCGATGACTGACGTATCGGGATTGAATTCAGGGATTTGTTGGAAAAGGGAAAGGATCGTGTGTTTGGAACGAATCACTTCCCCGGATTCAGGTTTGATTTTCCCCGCGGCCATTTGGAAGAGAGTCGTTTTTCCAGAACCATTGGGACCTACAAGCGCCACGCGGCAACCTGGTTTGATGTGCCAGCTGAATCCCTCAAAGAGGACTTTGGGGCCGAAGTGTTGGTGGATTTGGATGAATTGGATCAAGGGCTGTGAAAACCCGCCGTTTCGGCGGGCAAATTAGGAGGGACTAACCTTATTTCTTGGCTAGGAGTTCCGCCTTTCTTTCGCGAAGGTGTTTTACATAAAGGCTAGATTCGCCGTTCATTGTTTCCACAGACTTTTTAATGGCTGAGTCAATTTCCTCTACCGTCATTTTCGCGATTTTTTTGTTCTTCTTTTCTTTTTCTTCTGACATGGAAGTTTTCCCCTTTTAGGTACGTCACTGAGATTCTTCCAGGGTTTCCTCTCGAATGGAGACGGCAAGAAAAATAAGACAAAAATACCGACAAGTGGCAAACTGACCGCATGAAACGGATCCGTCGATTTTTCAGCGAAGTGTATTTGTATGATGTCCATGGCCTGGCCTCTGAACTTTCGTTTACCTTCCTTTTGACCCTTTTCCCTTTACTTGTTGTGTTTGTGACACTCCTTGGGCTTTTGCAAGATCCGAGAACTATCAATTTAATGACGGACCAAATTGGTAAATTTTTACCCGCACCCATTTTCCAACCCATCGACAAAAGTGTAGAAAACCTAACCAAGGTAAAAAGTTATAATGTCATTGCGATTAGCATCGCCATTTCCTTTATTTCGAGCCTTACCATTTTTGGAACCATTTCCAAAGCCCTTCGTTTCATCTCACGTGACGAAACCCAAGTTGGTTTTATTGCTTCGCAGTGGATCAACTTCCGTTTGCTTGTGATCTCTTTGGTTTTACTAGTATTCTATTTTTATCTGACGTATGGAATTGTTTCCATTGAGCGGGTCTTATACCAGTCGTTTCGATTTGCTTTTTTTCGAAACCATCCTTATTTATCTGTATCCCTTATCATTTTGCCGTATAGCATTGGACTCTTTACATTTTATTATGCTTATATTACCAAAGCAAAAACAACTTTGAAAGAAAATTTACCTGGAGCGATTTTTGCATCGTTACTTGTGCTTGGGATGAGTTTTGGATTTCAGTTTTACTTAAAGATGAAAAATGTGGGTGTGAATTATTCTTTAGCGTATGATTTGATTTCCAAAATGGTGGTGCTCATGTTATACACCTATATCAACTCTACATTTTTTATTTGGGGGTTTTTATGGAACCAAGTGCTTGCAGACGATCGCGGTAAAAAATCTCATTCTAAAAAATAATCTGGCTCTAAGAGCCTTGGGCAAAAAGAAATGATGATACCAAAGTAATGTCTAGCCAAAGAGTGGAAGAGCCATTCACCACCTGACGATAAAATGTCGTCGGCATCTAAGTCCGTGTATCCTTTTTTGTGAAACAATTGGTCAAGGCTCCAATTTTCTTCTCCAGGAATCACTTGGACTTTTAGGTGAGCATAAAATTTGTTTTCCTTATGATGATAACGAAAGACTAAAGCTCTACCACCTAACGGATTTCTGATGGTGAAAGTCAGCCAAGTGGGAAACTCATCATCTGATTCAGAACTTAAACTATACAATTCCCAACCAATGTCTTTTGCATTTCCAAAAAATTCCTGGAAACTGGAAGTAAAGGCAGATTGGTATTCAGCGGTAATTCCCATTCTTAATTTGAATTCATTTTACAATCCTGTTTTTTAGGCAAACCCTATCTCTTTTTTTTAAGCAAAGAACTACAAATTCAGGTTTCCTAAACAAACAGAATCCTTATGATGGGAACTCGAGGATCGTAAGTTATGATCGAAACCATCAATATCAATTGGCCAAGTGGTGCCATCGACCCTACCATCCATTGCCCTGCATGTGGTAGTATGGTCTTAAGTCCCTTGGAAGAAGAGGGCCCTGGATGCCATCATGTTCAATTCATCATCGATAGTGAATCGGGAGAATTTAACTATATTACAGATTCATTTGATGAAATCCTAAAAGAGTTTCGGAAACCCGAAGTGGAAGGTTTTGATGAATGGGATGCCACGGAAGGATTTCTTGAGGATGCTGAATCCAATACATTTTATGTGATGAATCTGATTTTACCAAGTAATGTTTCCATCGAAGATGATCCAGTCTGTTTACGAATCGGTTATGAATTATTTTTTACAGAAGACCAGGAAGAATTATATGAAGAATTGGAAAGAAGACACGACGAAGAGGGGTTACATGACCATAGCCAAAACTAAATTGATCCTATCAAATTTATCAGGACTACTTTTGACATTGATTGTTTTTTCAAATTGTCTAATTAGTTACAAAGACTATCCAAAAATTTTACCACTTCCATCGGAAGAAAAAACCTTAGACACTCCATTTGTATATGGATTACCAACTTTCCCACAGTTGAATTTAGGTGGGAGAGAAGCATTGAAGAACTACTTCGATCAAAAAACTAGGTTTAAAAAAACAGTGGAAGGCGTGGATGTACCTAAGGTGGGTTACTTGGTGAATGTAAAAGTAAACTATCGTTCCCCAACTCCTGTTGCCACTGCCTTTTTAGGTGTCTCTACACTCACTGCTACATTTTTACCTGCATGGTCCACACAAGATGGATATGATGTTCAGTACATCTTATACAAAGACGGAAAAAAAGTAGGAACTTATGATTATCATATCTTCCGAAATTATGCACAATGGATTCTGTTCCTTCCGATCTCTTGGTATAATTTTGAAACAGCTACTGAAAAAGAAGTGTTTGAGCGAATGACCTTAAAATTCTTTGAGGATGCAAAAGAACATTTTTAATTCACTTGGAACACTCATTTCAAATCTTCCATGAATTCGTTTGGGGCTTTTGGCCTGGCGTTTTGGTTGTATTTGGATTGGGATTTTTTGTTGGGTATTTAGCCTCCTTTCTCGGACTGGGAGGAGGTTTTATCTACACCCCCTTTTTTCATAGTTTCTTTCATTTAACTGCTGTTCAAGCAGTAGCAGTCTCTCTTGCACAAATGCCAGTCTCCGCACTCTCTGGACTCTATGTGTATTTTAAAAATGATAAAATACGTTGGAGACAAGGGTTTTTGTTACTCATTACATCTATTCCCTCGGCTCAATACACTGCATTTGCCTTTGGAAGGTTTGAGGACACTCCACTCGGCAAACAACTGTATTATGGGATACCGCTTTCTGAATTTGTATATCTCATTGTGTTTACAGTTTTTTTGGGAATACTGGCTATTTATAATTTAATAGCTGCACTTAAAAAACGAAAACGTTATTATGAGGCCTTGTCACTCGTAAGATCTGAGCCAAATGTAAAATCACTAGACTTAGACAATCAAACCAATCCGAAAGGACTTGAGAGCAACGAAAAAAAATCCAAGATCACAAACCATCAAACTCAGTTTCAATTCACAAAGAAATCAATCTTCATTGTACTGCTTGTAGGAATCTTCTTTGGTATGTTCTCTTCTTTATTTGGGATTGGTGGTGGTTTTTTAGCAGTTCCATTATTTGTTTATTATTTTCGCATGAGCCCTGTAGAGGCAGTTGCTACCTCTTTTTTAGGTATTTTTTTAACATCATTTGGAACCACCATCCAATTTCTTTTGTTAGGAAAATTACATTGGGAGCTTGCACTCGTCGGAAGTTTTGGTGGGATCTTTGGCGCAAGGATTGGATCGTTAAAGGCAGTGAATGCAAAACCATATACAATCTTACTTGTTACTTCTTTCTTTCAATTTCTTGTTGTGACCTGGTATTTAGTCGCTAAACTTCCGAAATTTTAATTTCGAAAACAAAGTTGCAAACTTTTACCTATCGTCTAAACTGGGTAACCGAAAAACATGAAACCAAGTTTTCCAGAAGCACAATTAGAAGATACACCCAACGGAAAAGTACCAAAGTTGTATAGTTGTGCGGAATGCCGGAGCGGTGCGGGTTTAGATTTTTCCTTTTCCATGGCCTTCCAACCCATCATCGATTGGAACCAAAAAAAAATCTATTCCCACGAAGCACTAGTTAGAGGAACAAAAGGAGAATCGGCATATTCGATTCTTTCCAAGGTCAATCAAAACAATCGTTACCAATTTGACCAATCTTGTCGGATCAAAGCCATCCAACTGGCAAACCAAATCCAAATCCCTGCCTTACTCAATATCAACTTTTTACCCAATGCGGTTTACCAACCGGAGACCTGTATCCGTACAACTTTGGAAGCCAGTCGTGAGTATCAATTCCCTCTGAATCGATTGGTGTTTGAGCTGACAGAGGGAGAAGAAGTCCAAGACCATAACCACATCATCAATATCTTTAAAACCTATCAAAAGTATGGGTTTTTAACTGCTATCGATGATTTTGGATCAGGGTATTCTGGGCTCAATTTACTCGCAAAGTTCCAACCCGATCTCATCAAACTCGATATGGAACTCATTCGGAATATTCACGCAAATTCAGTGGCTCAAAAACTGACAAAAGCGATTGCAGGTGTTTGTCGGGAAATCGGAATCCAAGTCATTGCGGAAGGTGTGGAAACGGTAGAGGAATTGAAAGTGCTTGTGGATATGGGAATCCATTTGTACCAAGGGTATTTGTTTTCCAAACCTGCCTTTGAATCCGCAGGTGAAGTTCACTTCCCCGAATTGACATCTTGATCCAATTTCCTTTTTTGAATCCAGAGTCTGATTGACTCAAATGAAAAAACTATTTAGATCCCTTCGTAAAGAATCAAATTGATAATCACTTCGTCCTACCCTTGCGATCAATTGGATTTCCTCGTTGGGTTTGAGTTTTAAGATTCCATTCAATTGTTTGGTAAACACTCTGCTTTCTGGATAATCTTCTACCGCTTGGTTCATGGTATGAAAGGCGATGTTTTTGACGGCACAAGAAAGAGTATAACGCATAAAATCACGACCCGTTTGGATCCAAGTGGTTTCGTCATCTTTTCCTTCTGAGATAAAAAATACCAAAGCCTTTGCTGAATTTGCTTGAGA of the Leptospira biflexa serovar Patoc strain 'Patoc 1 (Paris)' genome contains:
- a CDS encoding ATP-binding protein, giving the protein MNLSEITSIRDGNPQCKTCGGVGITLAEHVRGSRSGALVLCHCIGSDCNTCEAKGQAPFMTFDRKLDKMLPCVCHNARFSLRNLENLVEKANIPARYRFQFLSTIDIGDTANDPDMSFIIAHDWANELVHKFKNSDFTPQGFYLWGGTGSGKTLLACVILNELVFRYGITCKYAKVNKDFLSAIRDTYQSDSETHGQERSIEKEFANVDVLVIDDFGVQKESEFNNRKLYDLIDSRYEQEKLTLLTSNHSLVEWRDRGQGRIYSRLMEMTKEIELKCPDYRTKFVKR
- a CDS encoding 3-deoxy-7-phosphoheptulonate synthase is translated as MKPTANLRILEQHSLIPPSVIMEELPLTDEASDVVVRTRSEISDIIHGKDEKRMLVVVGPCSVHDIGAVMEYAEKLKPKIKEFQKELLIVMRVYFEKPRTTVGWKGLINDPDLDGSFHINKGLQLARKLLLDLNKMGIPCGTEFLDVISPQYIADLVAWGAIGARTTESQVHRELASGLSAPIGFKNGTDGNVQIAVDAIRSASSSHHFLSVTNQGSSAIFRTAGNKDTHVILRGGNKGPNFDEASVNDVGSQIEKAGLPPKVMVDCSHGNSQKDFRKQPGVVDSVAEQFAKGSKYILGVMIESHLKEGNQSIDAKPLTYGQSITDACVSWETTVPMLEKLAEAANKRK
- a CDS encoding sulfite exporter TauE/SafE family protein, which produces MEHSFQIFHEFVWGFWPGVLVVFGLGFFVGYLASFLGLGGGFIYTPFFHSFFHLTAVQAVAVSLAQMPVSALSGLYVYFKNDKIRWRQGFLLLITSIPSAQYTAFAFGRFEDTPLGKQLYYGIPLSEFVYLIVFTVFLGILAIYNLIAALKKRKRYYEALSLVRSEPNVKSLDLDNQTNPKGLESNEKKSKITNHQTQFQFTKKSIFIVLLVGIFFGMFSSLFGIGGGFLAVPLFVYYFRMSPVEAVATSFLGIFLTSFGTTIQFLLLGKLHWELALVGSFGGIFGARIGSLKAVNAKPYTILLVTSFFQFLVVTWYLVAKLPKF
- a CDS encoding rhodanese-like domain-containing protein, with protein sequence MVPEIDVVSLKKRLDARAEGKDDFFVLDVRNPNEQQIALVPGTDKLIPVSELAARIDEIKSQIDKEILVYCRSGGRSGMACGILAQAGFKSYKNVAGGTLAYSDLVDPNMQKY
- the folK gene encoding 2-amino-4-hydroxy-6-hydroxymethyldihydropteridine diphosphokinase → MKYSNIAFLSLGSNIGDRHHFMDQAIWEISTLPELQILKQSERLETAPLENTNQPYFLNQILKVMVSSAFTLPCLLDSLQGIEDKLGRKRRSWKGPREIDIDILTYEAVVMKTDFLHLPHHSLYSRPFIKQLLTDMGEIGVYALYTELNHEKHYSTV
- a CDS encoding EAL domain-containing protein → MKPSFPEAQLEDTPNGKVPKLYSCAECRSGAGLDFSFSMAFQPIIDWNQKKIYSHEALVRGTKGESAYSILSKVNQNNRYQFDQSCRIKAIQLANQIQIPALLNINFLPNAVYQPETCIRTTLEASREYQFPLNRLVFELTEGEEVQDHNHIINIFKTYQKYGFLTAIDDFGSGYSGLNLLAKFQPDLIKLDMELIRNIHANSVAQKLTKAIAGVCREIGIQVIAEGVETVEELKVLVDMGIHLYQGYLFSKPAFESAGEVHFPELTS
- a CDS encoding LIC12231 family lipoprotein, which codes for MTIAKTKLILSNLSGLLLTLIVFSNCLISYKDYPKILPLPSEEKTLDTPFVYGLPTFPQLNLGGREALKNYFDQKTRFKKTVEGVDVPKVGYLVNVKVNYRSPTPVATAFLGVSTLTATFLPAWSTQDGYDVQYILYKDGKKVGTYDYHIFRNYAQWILFLPISWYNFETATEKEVFERMTLKFFEDAKEHF
- a CDS encoding YhjD/YihY/BrkB family envelope integrity protein — translated: MKRIRRFFSEVYLYDVHGLASELSFTFLLTLFPLLVVFVTLLGLLQDPRTINLMTDQIGKFLPAPIFQPIDKSVENLTKVKSYNVIAISIAISFISSLTIFGTISKALRFISRDETQVGFIASQWINFRLLVISLVLLVFYFYLTYGIVSIERVLYQSFRFAFFRNHPYLSVSLIILPYSIGLFTFYYAYITKAKTTLKENLPGAIFASLLVLGMSFGFQFYLKMKNVGVNYSLAYDLISKMVVLMLYTYINSTFFIWGFLWNQVLADDRGKKSHSKK
- a CDS encoding ABC-F family ATP-binding cassette domain-containing protein, with product MIQFIQIHQHFGPKVLFEGFSWHIKPGCRVALVGPNGSGKTTLFQMAAGKIKPESGEVIRSKHTILSLFQQIPEFNPDTSVIETVLDENKLYAEYDAKRKEIESKFETIDHEDPAFETLLHEQSELEEFAHLHDLHGLEARAKKILSGLGFSTADFVRKTKEFSPGYHHRIGLAIALLNPHNLLLLDEPTNHLDDKTKSWLADFLVSQNQAFVLVTHDPEFLNQTVDTIIEINPHGTFEFQGSLEEFFEAKNEIQEKLKVQFEKEESYLKSRMEWVERFRAQATKARQVQSVIKRLEKRDRVDNPEESFWNQKPDYQFQFVPSSNIILRLEHASFSYPDRNTGEKKSIFENAEIEISAGDKVALVGPNGAGKSTLMRCLLEQHKLDTGKLYYGPKTKLGYFSQTHGEDLDESLNLVETVLKKYPELNEEKARTLLGHFAFPGDGVFKSVKHLSGGEQSRLRLALLVNHPSNCLFLDEPTNHLDIVIREAIKRSLIDFPGSLLIISHDPDFMKGLCNRTFQLSGGELKNLNCSFDDYLKFHKEDELGTNAKDQTSQKPKSEEKKPNPQASKNKRKKLEKEISDLEVQIERLEKNKKDKEELLQDPEFFKNRSFQLEMDTYNDIKREISILTKRWEEATIELEEMGGVT
- the fcpA gene encoding flagellar coiling protein FcpA, with translation MKIIKYLLILQLVSGFSVLFAQTQPANAQESQAAKDQVDELLKGELVPENDDAELTEDQKKKKKEIMEQESLWKNPDFKGYNKTFQELHQLSKTFANNQFRLALSNYQSGVNTIMKNRDWVEQYRKEEAEKKRLDEKWYWQKVDRKAREERVVYREKMKAKQDALNYFSKAINHLDEIKNPDLRERPEFKRLLSDVYRSWIMAEYDLQNLPQTIPILELYIEIDDNEKEYPAHKYLASAYSFEENMIKKTKGPDDMLFKYRYKKNVHLLRATELKYGKDSPEYKHIVNVINRDEVISVAQ
- the panB gene encoding 3-methyl-2-oxobutanoate hydroxymethyltransferase, which translates into the protein MKNIILQYKKKYDAGEPISVVTCYDYTFATLFNRTDVDCLLVGDSLGMVIQGNQSTLPVTLDEIIYHTKAVCKGAPDKTIIADLPFLSYQTSIEEGIRSAGRVLKETNASCVKLEGDSEFIIELTKRMTESGIPVFAHLGLTPQSVHTLGGHRVQGKTEAARNKMIRKSRELAEAGAFALLLEMVPESLGKEITESIRIPTIGIGAGKYTSGQVLVMQDLLGLNEDFHPKFLKKFGNLSGAVKEAVNAYHKEVTKREYPSEAHVFLDT